In Silene latifolia isolate original U9 population chromosome 6, ASM4854445v1, whole genome shotgun sequence, the genomic window CTGAAGTTTTTCGCCCTCCTGACAATAAATCCTAGCTCCGTCACTATTATGATCATGATTAAAGGAAAGGATAATTGTATATTATGAAACTGGAAgtcatattaatattatatatatcaaaataaagtttTATTGGTTACAACCGTCCTTAATATTAGCTAAATTTACAAAATAATATTTCTCAATCAAAATAATACTGACCAAAGTATTTTATCCATAATCGAAAGCGGCACGACCCAAAATGACTCATACCCGAAAGTGACTTGAGAACAGGTCATCCGAAATTGATCTGAAACCCGTCCTACCCGGCCCAATCCAAAATGTGTGACAAGGCCAAAATGACTACCCAAACTGACTCGACCATTACCCAACCCGTTTTACGTATTTGCCACCTTTAAAGAGGATTGATTCTCATTGACGATATTTTATTAACTATAGACGACGTTTTCATTCTAAAAGACGATAATGCCCCATGCACAATGAAATTACTTTCTCTCTCTACAATATTTTCTCTCAAATTCAAGTAAAACTAATTAAATAAAGAACGAACAACAACAATTGGCATGACGGAACCCAAATCACCGGTACCATAACAACTTAGCCGTATCATTGATTTCGctaatttttttttccagaatCGTTTATTGTATTCGTTACTTGAATTAAGTCACGTATTTACTAAATTGAAGTAAACATTGTGGGTTTTTGCATACATATGAAATTATACAGCCCATGGACTGAAAGTTGAGACTCAACAATCAATCCATGGACAAACCTTGACATTCAACATTAAACCATTGGCTGACCTTGAGATTCAATGCTTGGCCATGGCAGAACATTGAGTCTCAACGTTTGACCATGGTTGAACCTTGAAATTCAACGTTTGACCCATGGTTGAACCTTGAGATTCAAGGTTTGACCATGGTTGAACGTTGAATGTCAAGGTTGAGTCCATGGTTGAACATTGAATTCCATTGTTTGGCCATGGATTGATTGTTGAGTATCATTTTTTAGTCCTTGGTCGGACCATTAACACGTTTATTTTTTTTTGCTTCCATTTTACTTAATTTTTATTATCTAACAAATGTCCAAATTGCATGAAACAGGTTTCGTGGAAGAGTTTTGGCGAGAATTACTTTGATTACAATCCAATTAATTTAGTGGGAGAATTACTTTGATTACAATCAGTTTTGTGGGAGAGTTTTTGACGAGAACTACTTTCGTGTGAGAGTTTTGGCGGGgtgggtgtggtggtggtgtgtgtggaggggtgttggtgttggtggtggtggtggtggtggtggtggtggtggggggagttaattttttggattttttttcagTTAGAGAGGAAATGTGTTTAGTTAGAGAGAGTATAGGGGTAGTATGGTCTTGTACACTAAAAATGTTGTTGATAGTTATTAAAACGTCATTGATGTTTACAAATCGGAAAGTAGAATGGTGGATCTcgacaaaacaaaataaagattCCCTTACTGACAATCATTGACTCATTGCTCTTTGGGCGTCTTAAAACAAATGGAGGTCCAATGCGACACGGAAAAATGAGGCCCCAAAATGAATGCACAAGTATATTATACTTCGAGATTTGTATTAAATTTCATTAATGAAAGATTATAATACAGTGACCCAAAGCGGAGGCCCGGTTCCCACGCCCGTGGTTGCCCGTGGACTTAGACACCCCTGTTGCTCTTTATTACTAAAAAGTAAAACCCATCAGAAGAATACCCTTGTTCACTCCGTCCATCTTCAATCAATTGGAGAAAATGAATTGAGCAAGATGAATTTGAGCACACCTTCTTCAAATACATACATACCTCCAGAAGTGTTGATTCTAATTCTCGCAAGATTACCGGTCAAAAGTCTACTACGGTTCAGGTGTGTATGCAAATCTTGGTGCTCCATTATCTCTGACCCCGATTTTGTTTCAAAACATCTTAAACTTTTCAACAATAACAAATCGAATTCGGGTAAATTATTAGCCCTCCAGAGGTTGGGATTCGATCCATATGGAGATTGCTTTTTGAGACTTCGTGATGCAACACTTTCCGAAATATTGCCGACATTTTTAAGACATCTGAAAAATACGATCTTGTTGGAACATGTGGTTCTTTGATTTTAATAAGCCGCTCTCAAAACGTTCTGTATAGAGATATGAGATTATGTAATCCGAGTATTAGATTGCGACATGATATACCGACTTAATTTATCCTTTAATTCGATTCCTGTATAAACCCGTTTTacaacaaaacaacaataaaCTTTTATCTTCGAATGTTTCTTTCCGGCCATTCCGTTTGGTCTTTCAAAAACTTGGGAGTCGAGCAAATTTTACTTATATACGAAgtacttatttatttatataaAGATTGATTTATTGATTACACAGTAAAGACTCATCCCTATAGAAGGAAACGCTGTTTTAACAATGCCCGTTGAAAGCGAAAAGAGCTCGAAGAAGGCgaaatcatcatcatcaaacaTACGCCATAGTTCCAACTACTTACCCCTTGATTTGTGGGCAAGTATTATCGTCAATTTACCTGTGAAAACCCTGTTGATATTCAGGTGCGTTTGTAAATCTTGGTGCTCCATTATTGATCACCCTGACTTCGGTTACACGAATCTTAAACTGCGGAAAATTGATTCGAAGAAAAGTAAAATATTTGCCCTCGAAGGATTTAGATACCAAGGTGCAAGAAGATGCTTGCTGACAGTTCGTCAGGGCGACACTCTTCGAAAAACTGCGCATATTTTCGAGAGTTCTGACAGATACTATCTAGTAGGGAGGTGTAATGAATTGTTGTTGTTGAGACGGTTTGTTTATCCAGGCGATTTCAACCCTGGTTATGAAAAAGAAATGAGACTCTGGAACCCTTCTATTCGCAAATCGTTGTTAATTCCCCCTTGCCCGCTTGTCAATGCTATCTACCTACTTGGGTTTGCCCCTCTCAGTAAGGATTATAAAATCATTGCGATTGATAATAATATTAATCGTCCAAAGAATTACTCGTATATTGCAGTTTATACCCTCAGCGATCAACAATGGTGTGTTAGAAATAATGATGTGGATGTCAATTGTAGCTACAAGGAGCGGATTTATGTCCCACCGACTGCTTTCTATTTCCAAGGGGCTGCACATTGGTTCGGACGGGATCCACTCGTGGAGAACGAACATCAGTATGAACTAACTCATCTTGTTTCTTTTAACTTTGATTCGGAAAAATTCACCTTTTTGGAAATTCCAAGGGATTCGAAGGGAACAGATATAGCGAGGTTTTTGTTTATTCTTGGGGAATTGCTGGCAATTTTTAGTGTTACTCGAGGAAGATCAAGAATATGGGTGCTGGAGCAGGGGAGCGGAAAGGGGGTATGGACTAATTGGTTTTCAGGACGTTCCAATAGTGATACTTATTATTTATTCAGTACCTTTTGGTCATATTCGCTACTCTTTTATGAAACTGATGGAGaaaggtattttatttttgggaaGAAGTCTTATAATATTGCTTCTGGACGAGTGGAAGAGCTCGAAAAATCTATGAGCAATTGTTTGGATTTGGGAATGTATATGGAGAGCTTGGTATTGTGGAAAGGATACGGAGCTGAGGATATG contains:
- the LOC141658668 gene encoding F-box/kelch-repeat protein At3g23880-like, with product MPVESEKSSKKAKSSSSNIRHSSNYLPLDLWASIIVNLPVKTLLIFRCVCKSWCSIIDHPDFGYTNLKLRKIDSKKSKIFALEGFRYQGARRCLLTVRQGDTLRKTAHIFESSDRYYLVGRCNELLLLRRFVYPGDFNPGYEKEMRLWNPSIRKSLLIPPCPLVNAIYLLGFAPLSKDYKIIAIDNNINRPKNYSYIAVYTLSDQQWCVRNNDVDVNCSYKERIYVPPTAFYFQGAAHWFGRDPLVENEHQYELTHLVSFNFDSEKFTFLEIPRDSKGTDIARFLFILGELLAIFSVTRGRSRIWVLEQGSGKGVWTNWFSGRSNSDTYYLFSTFWSYSLLFYETDGERYFIFGKKSYNIASGRVEELEKSMSNCLDLGMYMESLVLWKGYGAEDMASFP